A genome region from Hymenobacter tibetensis includes the following:
- a CDS encoding SDR family oxidoreductase, with the protein MAISIGSSLIGKTALVTGASSGIGLVTARELARRGARVIMVSRNAEKAERARTAILFSSPHVQLDVRLCDLSLVANVQQLVQDISRDYSKLDILINNAGIMPGPLTITSEGHELSWATNHLSVFALTQLLLPLLSEAETGRIVTVASEAHWLGEIELSQEARNAPEKYSWLTAYADSKLANILFTTELAYRLELTNITANCLHPGLVNTGLVHAGSSWGMKALWWPAKPFMISPENGAKTSIYLATSPDVTKVSGLYFKNSRPGRSSSRAQNRTDAARLWRISEEETGIE; encoded by the coding sequence ATGGCTATTTCTATTGGGTCTTCCCTTATTGGCAAAACTGCACTCGTTACCGGAGCTAGCAGTGGAATTGGATTGGTAACAGCCCGGGAGTTGGCACGCCGGGGAGCACGCGTGATTATGGTATCACGCAACGCGGAGAAAGCGGAGCGTGCCCGCACCGCCATTTTGTTTTCCTCGCCTCACGTGCAGCTAGATGTCCGTCTCTGTGACTTATCGTTGGTGGCTAATGTGCAACAGCTCGTTCAAGACATCAGCCGCGACTACAGCAAGCTGGATATTCTGATAAACAACGCGGGCATCATGCCTGGCCCGCTAACCATCACGTCGGAAGGGCACGAATTAAGTTGGGCGACCAATCATCTGTCGGTTTTTGCGCTCACCCAATTGTTGCTGCCGCTGCTGTCGGAAGCGGAAACAGGCCGTATCGTTACGGTGGCTTCGGAGGCGCACTGGCTGGGGGAAATAGAACTGTCGCAGGAGGCGCGCAACGCTCCGGAAAAATACAGTTGGCTCACTGCTTACGCCGATTCTAAGCTGGCCAATATCCTGTTCACCACCGAGCTGGCTTACCGCCTGGAGCTTACCAACATAACGGCAAACTGCTTGCATCCGGGCTTGGTGAACACGGGCCTCGTGCACGCCGGTAGCTCTTGGGGTATGAAAGCCCTTTGGTGGCCTGCCAAGCCGTTCATGATCAGCCCGGAGAACGGCGCTAAAACCAGCATTTATTTGGCTACTTCACCGGATGTGACCAAGGTAAGCGGCCTGTATTTCAAAAACTCCCGGCCAGGCCGCAGTTCTAGCCGCGCGCAAAATCGCACGGATGCTGCCCGGCTCTGGCGGATTTCGGAAGAAGAAACTGGAATTGAATAA
- a CDS encoding M1 family metallopeptidase yields the protein MPTVVASSIPRFTPDPHSYARPSEVSVQHLSLTLTVDFETQTLAGSATWQIRNHTGTSHLLLDARELAIDAVLLGNRQGQPTEFALGEPDLVLGQPLRIAIQPDTQEVTIYYRTTPGAAALQWLTPEQTAGRQHPFLFTQSQAILARTWIPCQDSPGVRFTYDAQVQVPAELLALMSAENPQARNTTGQYSFRMAQPIPSYLMALAVGDVTFEQLSGRTGIYAEPVTLPSATSEFQDLEKMVAAAEELYGPYRWEQYDLLVLPPSFPFGGMENPRLTFVTPTILAGDRSLTSLVAHELAHSWSGNLVTNATWNDFWLNEGFTVYFERRIMEKLYGRSYSDMLQVLGHTGLLHTLAELGPASKDTHLHLDLAGRDPDEGLNDIAYEKGDYLLLTLEHLVGRPALDTFIKEYFAQHSFQSMDTHSFVAYLRHALLDKHPGLEEQLQLDGWVNGPGIPAVAPPVGSSRFEAVEAALQNWQHGTPATELQPAEWSSHEWVHFLHGLPTALSIEKVAELDAAFGFTQSGNAEILAAWFPRTIAAGYSPADEALRQFLTHVGRRKFLTPLYKALLATPGGREKAQQLYAVARPNYHAVATSTFDSLVGQA from the coding sequence ATGCCTACTGTTGTTGCTTCTTCCATCCCCCGCTTCACGCCCGATCCGCACAGCTACGCTCGCCCCTCGGAAGTTAGTGTGCAGCACCTCTCCCTTACCCTGACCGTTGACTTCGAAACTCAGACGCTGGCGGGTTCCGCTACCTGGCAAATTCGAAACCACACCGGCACCTCCCACCTGTTGCTCGATGCCCGTGAGCTAGCCATCGACGCGGTGCTGCTCGGCAACCGGCAGGGTCAACCGACCGAGTTTGCGTTGGGCGAACCCGACCTGGTACTTGGACAACCGCTGCGGATAGCTATTCAACCCGACACGCAAGAAGTCACCATCTACTACCGCACCACTCCTGGAGCGGCGGCCTTGCAATGGCTGACGCCGGAGCAGACGGCTGGCCGGCAGCACCCATTCTTGTTCACCCAGTCGCAAGCCATTTTGGCCCGTACCTGGATACCCTGCCAAGACTCGCCGGGCGTGCGCTTCACCTACGACGCCCAAGTGCAAGTTCCTGCCGAGTTGCTGGCGTTGATGAGCGCCGAGAATCCGCAGGCCCGCAACACCACCGGGCAGTACAGCTTCCGGATGGCACAACCAATTCCTTCCTACCTAATGGCGCTGGCAGTTGGCGACGTGACGTTCGAACAGCTGAGTGGGCGCACCGGCATTTACGCCGAGCCCGTTACCCTGCCTTCGGCAACCAGTGAGTTTCAGGATTTGGAGAAAATGGTAGCTGCCGCCGAAGAACTGTACGGCCCATATCGGTGGGAGCAATACGATTTGTTGGTACTCCCCCCGTCCTTTCCGTTTGGTGGAATGGAGAACCCACGTTTAACATTTGTAACACCTACTATTCTGGCTGGTGACCGAAGCCTCACCAGCTTGGTGGCCCACGAGTTGGCGCATTCCTGGAGCGGCAACCTAGTTACCAACGCCACCTGGAACGATTTCTGGTTGAATGAAGGCTTTACGGTCTACTTCGAGCGGCGGATTATGGAGAAACTTTACGGCCGCTCCTACTCCGATATGTTGCAAGTGCTTGGTCATACAGGCCTCTTGCATACACTCGCCGAGCTTGGACCGGCTAGCAAAGACACCCACTTGCACCTCGACCTAGCAGGACGGGACCCCGACGAAGGCCTCAACGATATTGCCTACGAGAAAGGCGACTATCTACTTCTCACCCTCGAACACCTAGTAGGTCGTCCCGCGCTTGACACCTTCATCAAGGAGTACTTCGCGCAGCATAGCTTCCAGAGCATGGATACTCACTCCTTCGTGGCCTACCTGCGGCATGCGTTACTAGACAAACACCCTGGCTTGGAAGAGCAGCTTCAGCTTGACGGCTGGGTGAACGGTCCTGGTATTCCGGCAGTGGCACCGCCCGTGGGCTCGTCGCGCTTCGAGGCAGTGGAGGCAGCGCTACAGAACTGGCAGCACGGCACACCAGCAACCGAGCTACAACCTGCGGAGTGGAGCAGCCATGAGTGGGTGCACTTCCTGCACGGGTTGCCGACAGCTCTGTCCATAGAAAAGGTGGCGGAGCTTGATGCAGCCTTCGGGTTCACACAATCCGGTAATGCCGAGATACTGGCGGCATGGTTTCCCCGAACCATTGCCGCTGGCTACTCTCCTGCCGACGAAGCCCTTCGTCAGTTCCTGACCCACGTGGGGCGGCGTAAATTTCTGACTCCGCTCTACAAAGCATTGCTAGCAACGCCAGGCGGCCGGGAGAAGGCGCAACAACTGTACGCGGTGGCTCGCCCGAACTATCACGCAGTAGCAACCAGCACTTTCGATTCTCTGGTGGGGCAAGCGTAG
- a CDS encoding alpha/beta hydrolase-fold protein, producing the protein MQEAYRPFYSHNLGHDVEMLVFGDLGYPIVLFPTSMGRYYEAKDFKLLEAVQWFADTHKFKFYCIDGVDRHTWYGKHLHPAERVQNHIRYDQMVSQELVPMLQQECHVDKIGVAGCSFGGYHAMNFAFRHPDQVAHLLTMGAAFDIRQFLDGYYDENVYYNNPPDFMPNAENEHFHRMNIVLGTAEHDFCKGSNFQMSDILHRKGIRHWLDVDPFGTHDWPVWREMFPRYLSQL; encoded by the coding sequence TTGCAGGAAGCCTACCGCCCCTTTTACTCGCACAACCTCGGCCATGATGTGGAGATGCTGGTCTTCGGCGACCTTGGCTACCCCATCGTACTTTTCCCCACTTCCATGGGGCGCTACTACGAAGCCAAGGATTTCAAGCTGCTCGAAGCCGTGCAGTGGTTCGCCGACACGCACAAGTTCAAGTTCTATTGCATCGACGGCGTAGACCGCCACACGTGGTACGGCAAGCACCTGCACCCAGCGGAGCGCGTGCAAAACCACATCCGCTACGACCAGATGGTTAGCCAGGAACTGGTACCGATGCTGCAGCAGGAGTGCCACGTCGATAAGATTGGGGTTGCTGGCTGCAGCTTCGGAGGCTACCACGCCATGAATTTTGCGTTTCGCCACCCCGACCAAGTAGCGCACTTACTTACCATGGGCGCCGCCTTCGACATTAGGCAGTTTCTGGATGGCTACTACGACGAGAACGTATATTACAACAACCCACCCGACTTCATGCCGAATGCAGAAAACGAGCATTTTCACCGCATGAATATCGTGCTGGGCACCGCCGAACACGATTTCTGCAAGGGCTCCAACTTCCAGATGTCCGACATTCTGCACCGCAAAGGCATCCGGCACTGGTTGGATGTAGACCCGTTCGGCACCCACGACTGGCCAGTGTGGCGCGAGATGTTTCCGCGTTATTTATCACAACTTTGA
- a CDS encoding DUF3127 domain-containing protein: MAYDATGRLHEIFDEQQVSEKFRKREFVLEVVDGQYPEHIKFQLVQDKTALIDPFKVGDEVKIAFNLRGRGFNKNGQMLYFTNLEAWRIEPAAGGTGAPQGGGYQQAAPRAATSAPAANQNPNLRASAAPIASDDDNDLPF; encoded by the coding sequence ATGGCTTACGATGCTACCGGCCGCCTGCACGAAATCTTCGATGAACAGCAGGTGAGCGAGAAATTCCGCAAGCGCGAGTTCGTGCTGGAAGTTGTAGATGGCCAGTACCCTGAGCATATCAAGTTCCAATTAGTGCAGGATAAAACTGCCCTCATCGACCCGTTCAAAGTGGGCGACGAGGTGAAAATTGCGTTCAACCTCCGGGGCCGCGGCTTCAACAAAAACGGCCAAATGCTGTACTTCACCAACCTAGAAGCGTGGCGCATTGAGCCCGCCGCTGGTGGTACAGGTGCTCCGCAAGGTGGTGGCTATCAGCAAGCGGCACCCCGCGCTGCTACTTCAGCCCCCGCTGCCAACCAGAACCCCAATCTGCGTGCTTCGGCCGCTCCGATTGCCTCCGACGACGACAACGACTTGCCTTTTTAA
- a CDS encoding cyanophycinase, with translation MKNIKPLGKLIAIGGNEDKGTYPNPRTKKKYYLNFFELGILKRVVLESGKEDPRIEVITTASMIPEEVAKIYVTSFAMLNCHQVGIMDIRTPEDALLPEYVERLRHADVVMMSGGNQSRLTQMFGGTEFLRVLKQRYHESPNFIIAGTSAGAMAMSQTMISGGSVPDALMKGAVKMSTGLGLLDNVVIDSHFVKRGRFGRLIEAVALHPKLVGIGLGEDTGVLITGGNQFEAVGSNLVVIMDGHKLEHNNASAARKGEAISIENMLLHVLVKGNVYDVSQREFYPNLKLLLQAVESDQLTTEQSANAPAPVPTDS, from the coding sequence TTGAAGAACATTAAACCATTGGGTAAGCTTATTGCCATCGGCGGCAATGAAGACAAGGGCACCTACCCTAACCCGCGTACGAAAAAGAAATACTACCTCAACTTTTTCGAGTTAGGCATTTTGAAACGGGTGGTGCTCGAATCCGGCAAAGAAGATCCGCGCATCGAAGTCATTACCACGGCTTCCATGATTCCGGAAGAAGTGGCCAAGATCTACGTGACTTCCTTTGCCATGCTCAACTGCCATCAGGTGGGCATCATGGATATTCGGACGCCCGAAGATGCACTACTGCCTGAGTATGTAGAACGGCTGCGCCACGCCGATGTAGTCATGATGAGCGGCGGCAATCAGTCGCGCCTCACCCAGATGTTTGGCGGCACCGAATTTCTGCGGGTACTGAAGCAGCGCTACCACGAATCTCCCAACTTCATTATTGCGGGCACTTCGGCGGGAGCCATGGCCATGTCGCAGACAATGATTTCGGGCGGCAGCGTTCCTGATGCCCTGATGAAGGGCGCCGTGAAGATGAGTACCGGCCTCGGCCTGCTCGATAATGTGGTTATCGACTCCCACTTTGTGAAGCGCGGCCGATTTGGGCGGCTCATTGAGGCGGTGGCACTGCATCCCAAACTGGTTGGTATCGGGTTGGGCGAAGACACCGGCGTACTGATTACGGGCGGCAATCAGTTTGAAGCCGTCGGCTCGAATCTGGTGGTGATTATGGACGGACACAAGCTCGAGCACAATAACGCCAGCGCCGCCCGCAAGGGGGAAGCCATTTCCATAGAAAACATGCTGCTGCACGTGCTGGTGAAAGGCAACGTGTATGACGTATCCCAGCGCGAATTCTATCCCAACCTAAAACTGCTACTCCAAGCCGTTGAATCCGACCAACTGACGACCGAGCAGTCAGCCAACGCGCCAGCGCCAGTTCCCACGGACTCGTAA
- a CDS encoding alpha/beta hydrolase-fold protein, with translation MPIDSERSRSLRVVPDAALHSRFLGRPVQLDVVLPPGYNPAAAAPYPVLYLNDGQDLRRLRLPAILRHLYRERQLQPFVLVAIHAHQRIQEYGTAAQPDYLNRGSRAGLYTEFMVHELLPYVQQHYHVTAAAAQTVVAGCSLGGLTAFDFVWHHPETATRAGAFSGSFWWRQRAINDGYTDADRIMHRLVRARAAHPDQQFWLQTGTLDETNDRNHNGIIDSIEDTLDLMAVLVRQGLPDSCIRYVEVAGGRHNQHTWGHLLPDFLYWAFGVPGATAPRAVLQADTSQLTSPWNSRQRLHRRRHCGNTHFSQYLAASVLPASFMSASPRPAAGQYNAYYDTYISLVPDGANPLFQLQQQPQELHRLVGHLTNEQALFAYAPGKWTIKESLVHIIDTERIFAYRALRIARGDQQPLAGFEQNDYVPTSGANDRTLESILQEYDTVRAATLSLYESFQPAAYDRMGTASGFPVSVRALAFILPGHEAHHLHILRERYLPNLPA, from the coding sequence TTGCCAATTGATTCCGAGCGTAGTCGCTCCCTGCGAGTGGTGCCCGACGCTGCGCTGCATTCCAGGTTTTTGGGGCGGCCCGTTCAGCTCGACGTGGTGCTACCTCCCGGCTACAACCCTGCTGCCGCCGCGCCTTATCCCGTTCTGTACCTCAACGACGGCCAGGATTTGCGCCGCTTGCGCCTACCCGCTATCCTGCGCCACCTCTACCGGGAGCGGCAGCTACAGCCCTTCGTACTCGTGGCCATCCATGCCCATCAGCGCATTCAGGAGTACGGCACCGCCGCGCAACCCGACTACCTTAACCGGGGCAGCCGGGCCGGTTTGTACACTGAATTCATGGTGCACGAACTGCTGCCCTACGTGCAACAGCACTACCACGTCACCGCGGCGGCGGCCCAAACCGTAGTTGCCGGCTGTTCCTTGGGTGGGCTTACCGCTTTCGATTTCGTGTGGCACCACCCCGAAACAGCCACGCGGGCCGGGGCCTTTTCCGGCTCCTTCTGGTGGCGCCAGCGCGCTATCAACGACGGCTACACCGATGCCGACCGGATCATGCACCGCTTGGTGCGGGCCCGCGCCGCCCACCCCGACCAGCAATTCTGGCTGCAAACCGGCACCCTCGACGAAACCAACGACCGAAACCACAACGGCATCATCGATTCCATCGAAGATACCCTCGACCTAATGGCGGTTCTGGTTCGCCAGGGCCTGCCTGATTCATGTATCCGCTACGTGGAGGTAGCGGGGGGGCGCCACAACCAGCACACGTGGGGGCACCTACTGCCCGACTTTTTGTATTGGGCCTTTGGAGTGCCTGGCGCTACTGCCCCCCGGGCTGTACTTCAGGCAGATACAAGCCAGCTTACCAGCCCCTGGAACAGCCGGCAGCGACTTCACCGGCGGCGGCATTGTGGCAATACGCATTTTTCTCAGTACTTAGCGGCATCCGTTTTACCTGCTTCATTTATGTCTGCTTCGCCCCGCCCGGCCGCTGGCCAGTACAACGCCTACTACGACACCTACATCAGCTTGGTGCCCGATGGGGCGAATCCATTGTTCCAGCTTCAGCAGCAGCCGCAAGAGTTGCACCGCCTCGTCGGGCACCTCACCAACGAGCAGGCCCTCTTCGCGTATGCGCCAGGCAAATGGACCATCAAGGAATCGTTGGTGCACATCATTGACACCGAGCGCATCTTCGCGTACCGGGCCCTGCGCATCGCCCGCGGCGACCAGCAACCCCTAGCGGGCTTCGAGCAAAACGACTATGTGCCTACCTCCGGCGCCAATGACCGCACGTTGGAAAGCATTCTACAAGAGTACGACACCGTGCGGGCTGCCACGCTGAGCCTGTACGAGTCGTTTCAGCCCGCCGCCTACGACCGGATGGGTACGGCTAGCGGCTTTCCTGTCAGTGTGCGGGCTCTGGCTTTTATACTGCCTGGCCACGAGGCGCATCACCTGCATATATTGCGGGAGCGGTACCTGCCGAATTTGCCGGCTTAG
- a CDS encoding AlbA family DNA-binding domain-containing protein gives MPDLHSLIRQGEGERLEFKKKTTHPTRISRTLVSLANTHGGQVLVGVDDDGRIVGVRDAEEEMYLLRQAAEHYADPPLTLRIREIEEEGRTILVVTVPESAHKPHRAQVADGDWRGYVRVRDESVQTSQLTERVLERTEPAFPRLEKLPLNKEELAVLEYLRQNPRITLQQYMKLLNIGQRRAYRTLIKLTLHGYIKHHDKEKEVYYTL, from the coding sequence ATGCCTGACCTACACAGCTTGATTCGACAAGGCGAGGGAGAGCGGCTGGAATTCAAAAAGAAAACCACCCACCCTACCCGCATTTCGCGCACCTTGGTTTCATTGGCAAACACCCACGGTGGCCAGGTGTTGGTGGGGGTGGACGATGACGGCCGCATTGTGGGCGTGCGCGATGCCGAAGAGGAAATGTACTTGCTTCGCCAAGCCGCGGAACACTATGCGGATCCTCCCCTCACGCTTAGAATCAGAGAAATTGAAGAAGAGGGCCGCACCATTCTGGTTGTGACGGTGCCTGAAAGTGCCCACAAACCGCACCGCGCCCAAGTAGCCGACGGCGACTGGCGTGGCTATGTGCGCGTGCGCGACGAAAGTGTACAAACCAGCCAGCTTACCGAACGAGTTCTAGAACGCACCGAGCCCGCCTTCCCGCGCTTAGAGAAATTGCCTCTCAATAAAGAGGAACTAGCGGTGCTAGAGTATTTACGCCAGAACCCACGCATCACGCTACAACAGTATATGAAGCTGCTCAACATCGGGCAGCGCCGGGCCTATCGAACTTTAATTAAGCTAACCCTTCACGGCTACATAAAACACCACGACAAAGAGAAAGAGGTGTATTACACGTTGTAA
- a CDS encoding isoaspartyl peptidase/L-asparaginase family protein: MNHPFSLAIHGGAGTISPALMTPEKELAYQAGLRESLEVGYELLRQGGSALDAVELAVRSLEDNPLFNAGRGAVFTHEGHQEMDAAIMDGRNRAAGAVTGVRTVQNPVRAARLVMEKTEHVLLAYPGADELAREYGLPMQPAEYFFTQHRFDQLQEALQEGRMRLDHSQALAAATPLAEPGAFPNEDPKKKMGTVGAVACDQHGNLAAATSTGGMTNKRYSRIGDSPIIGAGTFADNCTCAISCTGHGEFFLRAMVAHDISCLMEYRNLSLAEACRIVVHDKLAPVGGEGGLVAVDAAGNVALPFNSEGMYRGSYTSSKLYIGIYKD; this comes from the coding sequence ATGAATCATCCTTTTTCACTGGCCATCCACGGTGGCGCCGGCACTATTTCTCCCGCTCTCATGACCCCCGAAAAAGAACTCGCCTACCAGGCAGGTTTGCGGGAGAGCTTGGAAGTTGGGTACGAGTTACTGCGGCAGGGGGGCTCCGCCCTCGACGCTGTGGAACTAGCCGTGCGCAGCCTCGAAGACAATCCGCTCTTCAATGCTGGCCGGGGCGCCGTGTTCACGCACGAGGGCCACCAGGAAATGGACGCCGCCATCATGGACGGCCGCAACCGGGCCGCTGGCGCCGTGACTGGCGTCCGGACCGTGCAAAATCCGGTTCGGGCGGCGCGGCTGGTGATGGAGAAAACCGAACATGTGCTGCTGGCCTACCCCGGGGCCGACGAGCTGGCGCGGGAATACGGCCTGCCCATGCAACCTGCTGAATACTTTTTCACACAGCACCGCTTCGACCAGTTGCAGGAGGCACTCCAAGAAGGCCGCATGCGCCTCGACCACAGCCAGGCGCTAGCCGCGGCTACGCCGCTTGCTGAGCCGGGCGCGTTTCCCAACGAAGACCCGAAAAAGAAGATGGGTACCGTTGGAGCCGTTGCCTGCGACCAGCATGGTAACCTAGCCGCCGCCACCAGCACCGGCGGCATGACCAACAAGCGCTACTCCCGCATCGGCGACTCGCCCATTATCGGTGCGGGCACCTTTGCCGACAACTGCACCTGCGCTATTAGCTGCACGGGGCACGGCGAGTTTTTCCTGCGCGCGATGGTGGCCCACGACATCAGCTGCCTGATGGAGTATCGTAATTTAAGCTTGGCCGAGGCCTGCCGCATTGTGGTGCACGACAAGCTAGCGCCAGTGGGCGGGGAGGGGGGGCTCGTGGCTGTAGATGCCGCTGGCAACGTAGCATTGCCCTTCAATTCCGAGGGTATGTACCGTGGTAGTTATACGTCGTCCAAGCTTTACATCGGCATCTATAAAGACTAA